TATCGGCGGTGGCAGCATCGGCCGGCTGGCTGTTTGCATTCGCCCTCGAGCCTAAGATGCGTTCAAGATCAGTTATGTTAAGATTTTCAAACTTCTCAACATGCTGTATCAGGTTTGTAAATTTTTCCTGGAAGATATTTAATTCATTATCGTCGCCCAAAACCTTTACTTCACTGCCGCGCGCAACTATTTTAAGCTTGGGGTATTGTTTCTTAATGATCTCAAAATGATCATTATTTGGCCCCCAAAGTACTGCGGGGTTCACATTTTCAATAGATAGCTTAAGTTCGTTCAATACTAATTGATTTTTTAGTTACAGATTTTTATGAATTAAAAATTGAATATTTGTAGCTTCAAACGCTACTACAAGATTAGCAATAAATATTTATAAAATTAATGGCAATTATAACATTAACTACTGATTTGGGCGATAAGGATATTTACCAGGCTGCGCTAAAAGGCAGCATCTACAAATCGCTCCCCACAGTAAATATTGTTGATATTACCAACAGCGTAGCGGCTTTCAATGTGCAACAGGCCGCCTTTATCCTAAAAAACAGCTTTCACTATTTTCCTGAAGATACCGTACACCTGATAGGCATCGATACCGTTTACAGCGATCATACCAAATACCTGGCCATCCGCTACAAAAAACATTATTTTGTTGGTGCCGATAATGGCATTTTCTCGCTGATGTTTGACCAGGAACCGGAAGAGATTGTGGAAATCAATATTATGCAGGATCTTAAATTTCTGCATTTTCCGCTTGCGGATATTTTTGTTAAAGCCGCCTGCCACCTGGCCAAAGGTGGTAAGCTTGATGAAATTGGTTTGCCGGTATCCGAAATTGAAAACAAAATGAATTTGCAGCCTGTTATCGAAAAAAACCAGATAAAAGGCGTAGTGATTTATATCGATTCGTTTCAGAACGTGATAACCAATATTACCAAAGAGTTTTTTAACCGGGTGCAGCAGGGCCGCCGTTTTGTATTGAACTTTAAACGGAACGAAACCATTACACACCTTAGCTGGCATTATAATGAAGTGCCGGTTGGCGAAAAACTTTGCCTGTTTGGCATCAGCGATCATTTGGAAATAGCCATCAATAAAGGCAATGCCAGCGGATTGCTGGGCCTAAATCTTAACGATAAGGTGATCATCGAATTTCAATAAACACTAACTGATACATGAAAAAACTTGTACTGTTTATATTTTTCTCAATAGCATCGGTTACCGCTTTTGGGCAAAGCCCCGTTAACTCCGATTCGGTTGCATACCAGCTTCAAAGGCAAAAAATAAACAGGATGCTTACTGCCCGTAAGCAAAAGTTTGGGCAGTACCAGCAAAGTTTGAGTCAGCATACGGGTATTTTTGG
The sequence above is a segment of the Mucilaginibacter celer genome. Coding sequences within it:
- a CDS encoding SAM hydrolase/SAM-dependent halogenase family protein, producing the protein MAIITLTTDLGDKDIYQAALKGSIYKSLPTVNIVDITNSVAAFNVQQAAFILKNSFHYFPEDTVHLIGIDTVYSDHTKYLAIRYKKHYFVGADNGIFSLMFDQEPEEIVEINIMQDLKFLHFPLADIFVKAACHLAKGGKLDEIGLPVSEIENKMNLQPVIEKNQIKGVVIYIDSFQNVITNITKEFFNRVQQGRRFVLNFKRNETITHLSWHYNEVPVGEKLCLFGISDHLEIAINKGNASGLLGLNLNDKVIIEFQ